In Brachypodium distachyon strain Bd21 chromosome 2, Brachypodium_distachyon_v3.0, whole genome shotgun sequence, one genomic interval encodes:
- the LOC100830014 gene encoding uncharacterized protein LOC100830014 isoform X3, translating to MPPPSCRLLPPVSTPPPLSKPRLLLHDWKAHNPRQAQARPVSPARSAQLDGALSAGFVRLLNAGQEDADSGGEYYEPKSGEYAVGVVVSGTEARLDVAVGADRLATLLSKELLPLCRSELPNGGSQAVPPRLGSVGIVAASAVDGDDPNKKHGARTLVAPGTVVFAEVLGRTLSGRPLLSARRLFRRLAWHRASQVQIMQLDEPIEVKIYEWNTGGLLTRIEGLRAFLPKFELVDRINTFTDLKNNVGRSVRVCVIRLDKETNDFIISEKKAWMESCPSLGIAPFPPYCILNARINCQCESVEMTYLKEGTLLQGNVRKIFPYGAQVRITGTNRSGLLHISNISQGRVLSVSDVLKIDDEVKVLVIKSNASDKIALSIAELESAPGLFLSDKVKVFSEAEGMAKRYQEQLPVVSQNSKLDYDLPGGTIPFDNEATLYANWKWFKFLRHTKPGDKNYVT from the exons atgccgccgccgtcttgcCGGCTTCTCCCTCCCGTCTCGACGCCTCCTCCGCTCTCCAAGCCGCGGCTTCTCCTCCACGACTGGAAAGCCCACAACCCGAGgcaggcccaggcccggccCGTTTCTCCCGCCAGGTCCGCTCAGCTCGACGGCGCCCTCTCCGCCGGCTTCGTCCGTCTCCTCAACGCCGGTCAGGAGGACGCCGACAGCGGTGGCGAGTATTACGAGCCGAAGTCGGGGGAGTACGCCGTCGGGGTCGTTGTATCCGGCACCGAGGCCCGACTCGacgtcgccgtcggcgccgaccGCCTCGCCACGCTCCTCTCCAAGGAGCTGCTCCCGCTTTGCCGCTCCGAGCTCCCCAACGGAGGTTCTCAAGCAGTTCCGCCTCGGCTGGGGAGCGTGGGCATCGTGGCGGCCTCTGCCGTGGATGGGGATGATCCGAATAAGAAGCACGGGGCCAGGACGCTGGTGGCGCCCGGCACCGTGGTGTTCGCGGAGGTGCTCGGGCGCACTCTGAGCGGGCGGCCGCTCCTGTCGGCGAGGCGACTCTTCCGACGCCTCGCGTGGCACCGGGCCAGCCAGGT ACAGATTATGCAACTTGACGAGCCAATTGAGGTTAAAATTTACGAGTGGAACACCGGTGGACTTCTTACAAGAATTGAG GGACTGAGAGCTTTCCTTCCAAAATTTGAGCTTGTGGACAGGATAAATACATTTACAGACTTGAAAAACAAT GTTGGTCGCAGCGTACGTGTGTGCGTTATAAGGCTAGACAAGGAAACTAATGACTTCATAATTAGTGAGAAGAAAGCATGG ATGGAAAGCTGTCCCTCATTGGGAATAGCCCCGTTTCCACCCTACTGCATACTCAATGCCCGCATCAATTGCCAGTGTGAATCAGTT GAAATGACATATCTTAAAGAAGGAACTCTTCTACAAGGGAATGTACGCAAGATTTTTCCATATGGCGCACAAGTTAGGATAACTGGGACCAACAGAAG TGGATTACTgcatatctccaacattaGCCAAGGACGTGTCCTGTCAGTAAGTGATGTCCTAAAAATAGACGACGAGGTGAAAGTTCTGGTGATCAAGTCGAATGCTTCTGACAAAATTGCACTCAG CATAGCAGAGCTTGAGAGTGCTCCTGGTTTATTTCTCTCTGACAAAGTG AAGGTGTTTTCGGAAGCCGAGGGAATGGCGAAGAGATATCAGGAGCAGCTTCCAGTTGTCTCTCAGAAC
- the LOC100830014 gene encoding uncharacterized protein LOC100830014 isoform X4 codes for MPPPSCRLLPPVSTPPPLSKPRLLLHDWKAHNPRQAQARPVSPARSAQLDGALSAGFVRLLNAGQEDADSGGEYYEPKSGEYAVGVVVSGTEARLDVAVGADRLATLLSKELLPLCRSELPNGGSQAVPPRLGSVGIVAASAVDGDDPNKKHGARTLVAPGTVVFAEVLGRTLSGRPLLSARRLFRRLAWHRASQVQIMQLDEPIEVKIYEWNTGGLLTRIEGLRAFLPKFELVDRINTFTDLKNNVGRSVRVCVIRLDKETNDFIISEKKAWEMTYLKEGTLLQGNVRKIFPYGAQVRITGTNRSGLLHISNISQGRVLSVSDVLKIDDEVKVLVIKSNASDKIALSIAELESAPGLFLSDKVKVFSEAEGMAKRYQEQLPVVSQNSKLDYDLPGGTIPFDNEATLYANWKWFKFLRHTKPGDKNYVT; via the exons atgccgccgccgtcttgcCGGCTTCTCCCTCCCGTCTCGACGCCTCCTCCGCTCTCCAAGCCGCGGCTTCTCCTCCACGACTGGAAAGCCCACAACCCGAGgcaggcccaggcccggccCGTTTCTCCCGCCAGGTCCGCTCAGCTCGACGGCGCCCTCTCCGCCGGCTTCGTCCGTCTCCTCAACGCCGGTCAGGAGGACGCCGACAGCGGTGGCGAGTATTACGAGCCGAAGTCGGGGGAGTACGCCGTCGGGGTCGTTGTATCCGGCACCGAGGCCCGACTCGacgtcgccgtcggcgccgaccGCCTCGCCACGCTCCTCTCCAAGGAGCTGCTCCCGCTTTGCCGCTCCGAGCTCCCCAACGGAGGTTCTCAAGCAGTTCCGCCTCGGCTGGGGAGCGTGGGCATCGTGGCGGCCTCTGCCGTGGATGGGGATGATCCGAATAAGAAGCACGGGGCCAGGACGCTGGTGGCGCCCGGCACCGTGGTGTTCGCGGAGGTGCTCGGGCGCACTCTGAGCGGGCGGCCGCTCCTGTCGGCGAGGCGACTCTTCCGACGCCTCGCGTGGCACCGGGCCAGCCAGGT ACAGATTATGCAACTTGACGAGCCAATTGAGGTTAAAATTTACGAGTGGAACACCGGTGGACTTCTTACAAGAATTGAG GGACTGAGAGCTTTCCTTCCAAAATTTGAGCTTGTGGACAGGATAAATACATTTACAGACTTGAAAAACAAT GTTGGTCGCAGCGTACGTGTGTGCGTTATAAGGCTAGACAAGGAAACTAATGACTTCATAATTAGTGAGAAGAAAGCATGG GAAATGACATATCTTAAAGAAGGAACTCTTCTACAAGGGAATGTACGCAAGATTTTTCCATATGGCGCACAAGTTAGGATAACTGGGACCAACAGAAG TGGATTACTgcatatctccaacattaGCCAAGGACGTGTCCTGTCAGTAAGTGATGTCCTAAAAATAGACGACGAGGTGAAAGTTCTGGTGATCAAGTCGAATGCTTCTGACAAAATTGCACTCAG CATAGCAGAGCTTGAGAGTGCTCCTGGTTTATTTCTCTCTGACAAAGTG AAGGTGTTTTCGGAAGCCGAGGGAATGGCGAAGAGATATCAGGAGCAGCTTCCAGTTGTCTCTCAGAAC
- the LOC100830014 gene encoding uncharacterized protein LOC100830014 isoform X2 — protein MPPPSCRLLPPVSTPPPLSKPRLLLHDWKAHNPRQAQARPVSPARSAQLDGALSAGFVRLLNAGQEDADSGGEYYEPKSGEYAVGVVVSGTEARLDVAVGADRLATLLSKELLPLCRSELPNGGSQAVPPRLGSVGIVAASAVDGDDPNKKHGARTLVAPGTVVFAEVLGRTLSGRPLLSARRLFRRLAWHRASQIMQLDEPIEVKIYEWNTGGLLTRIEGLRAFLPKFELVDRINTFTDLKNNVGRSVRVCVIRLDKETNDFIISEKKAWMESCPSLGIAPFPPYCILNARINCQCESVVCLFIFLTINQEMTYLKEGTLLQGNVRKIFPYGAQVRITGTNRSGLLHISNISQGRVLSVSDVLKIDDEVKVLVIKSNASDKIALSIAELESAPGLFLSDKVKVFSEAEGMAKRYQEQLPVVSQNSKLDYDLPGGTIPFDNEATLYANWKWFKFLRHTKPGDKNYVT, from the exons atgccgccgccgtcttgcCGGCTTCTCCCTCCCGTCTCGACGCCTCCTCCGCTCTCCAAGCCGCGGCTTCTCCTCCACGACTGGAAAGCCCACAACCCGAGgcaggcccaggcccggccCGTTTCTCCCGCCAGGTCCGCTCAGCTCGACGGCGCCCTCTCCGCCGGCTTCGTCCGTCTCCTCAACGCCGGTCAGGAGGACGCCGACAGCGGTGGCGAGTATTACGAGCCGAAGTCGGGGGAGTACGCCGTCGGGGTCGTTGTATCCGGCACCGAGGCCCGACTCGacgtcgccgtcggcgccgaccGCCTCGCCACGCTCCTCTCCAAGGAGCTGCTCCCGCTTTGCCGCTCCGAGCTCCCCAACGGAGGTTCTCAAGCAGTTCCGCCTCGGCTGGGGAGCGTGGGCATCGTGGCGGCCTCTGCCGTGGATGGGGATGATCCGAATAAGAAGCACGGGGCCAGGACGCTGGTGGCGCCCGGCACCGTGGTGTTCGCGGAGGTGCTCGGGCGCACTCTGAGCGGGCGGCCGCTCCTGTCGGCGAGGCGACTCTTCCGACGCCTCGCGTGGCACCGGGCCAGCCAG ATTATGCAACTTGACGAGCCAATTGAGGTTAAAATTTACGAGTGGAACACCGGTGGACTTCTTACAAGAATTGAG GGACTGAGAGCTTTCCTTCCAAAATTTGAGCTTGTGGACAGGATAAATACATTTACAGACTTGAAAAACAAT GTTGGTCGCAGCGTACGTGTGTGCGTTATAAGGCTAGACAAGGAAACTAATGACTTCATAATTAGTGAGAAGAAAGCATGG ATGGAAAGCTGTCCCTCATTGGGAATAGCCCCGTTTCCACCCTACTGCATACTCAATGCCCGCATCAATTGCCAGTGTGAATCAGTTGTATGCCTTTTCATATTCCTTACTATAAATCAG GAAATGACATATCTTAAAGAAGGAACTCTTCTACAAGGGAATGTACGCAAGATTTTTCCATATGGCGCACAAGTTAGGATAACTGGGACCAACAGAAG TGGATTACTgcatatctccaacattaGCCAAGGACGTGTCCTGTCAGTAAGTGATGTCCTAAAAATAGACGACGAGGTGAAAGTTCTGGTGATCAAGTCGAATGCTTCTGACAAAATTGCACTCAG CATAGCAGAGCTTGAGAGTGCTCCTGGTTTATTTCTCTCTGACAAAGTG AAGGTGTTTTCGGAAGCCGAGGGAATGGCGAAGAGATATCAGGAGCAGCTTCCAGTTGTCTCTCAGAAC
- the LOC100830014 gene encoding uncharacterized protein LOC100830014 isoform X1 — MPPPSCRLLPPVSTPPPLSKPRLLLHDWKAHNPRQAQARPVSPARSAQLDGALSAGFVRLLNAGQEDADSGGEYYEPKSGEYAVGVVVSGTEARLDVAVGADRLATLLSKELLPLCRSELPNGGSQAVPPRLGSVGIVAASAVDGDDPNKKHGARTLVAPGTVVFAEVLGRTLSGRPLLSARRLFRRLAWHRASQVQIMQLDEPIEVKIYEWNTGGLLTRIEGLRAFLPKFELVDRINTFTDLKNNVGRSVRVCVIRLDKETNDFIISEKKAWMESCPSLGIAPFPPYCILNARINCQCESVVCLFIFLTINQEMTYLKEGTLLQGNVRKIFPYGAQVRITGTNRSGLLHISNISQGRVLSVSDVLKIDDEVKVLVIKSNASDKIALSIAELESAPGLFLSDKVKVFSEAEGMAKRYQEQLPVVSQNSKLDYDLPGGTIPFDNEATLYANWKWFKFLRHTKPGDKNYVT, encoded by the exons atgccgccgccgtcttgcCGGCTTCTCCCTCCCGTCTCGACGCCTCCTCCGCTCTCCAAGCCGCGGCTTCTCCTCCACGACTGGAAAGCCCACAACCCGAGgcaggcccaggcccggccCGTTTCTCCCGCCAGGTCCGCTCAGCTCGACGGCGCCCTCTCCGCCGGCTTCGTCCGTCTCCTCAACGCCGGTCAGGAGGACGCCGACAGCGGTGGCGAGTATTACGAGCCGAAGTCGGGGGAGTACGCCGTCGGGGTCGTTGTATCCGGCACCGAGGCCCGACTCGacgtcgccgtcggcgccgaccGCCTCGCCACGCTCCTCTCCAAGGAGCTGCTCCCGCTTTGCCGCTCCGAGCTCCCCAACGGAGGTTCTCAAGCAGTTCCGCCTCGGCTGGGGAGCGTGGGCATCGTGGCGGCCTCTGCCGTGGATGGGGATGATCCGAATAAGAAGCACGGGGCCAGGACGCTGGTGGCGCCCGGCACCGTGGTGTTCGCGGAGGTGCTCGGGCGCACTCTGAGCGGGCGGCCGCTCCTGTCGGCGAGGCGACTCTTCCGACGCCTCGCGTGGCACCGGGCCAGCCAGGT ACAGATTATGCAACTTGACGAGCCAATTGAGGTTAAAATTTACGAGTGGAACACCGGTGGACTTCTTACAAGAATTGAG GGACTGAGAGCTTTCCTTCCAAAATTTGAGCTTGTGGACAGGATAAATACATTTACAGACTTGAAAAACAAT GTTGGTCGCAGCGTACGTGTGTGCGTTATAAGGCTAGACAAGGAAACTAATGACTTCATAATTAGTGAGAAGAAAGCATGG ATGGAAAGCTGTCCCTCATTGGGAATAGCCCCGTTTCCACCCTACTGCATACTCAATGCCCGCATCAATTGCCAGTGTGAATCAGTTGTATGCCTTTTCATATTCCTTACTATAAATCAG GAAATGACATATCTTAAAGAAGGAACTCTTCTACAAGGGAATGTACGCAAGATTTTTCCATATGGCGCACAAGTTAGGATAACTGGGACCAACAGAAG TGGATTACTgcatatctccaacattaGCCAAGGACGTGTCCTGTCAGTAAGTGATGTCCTAAAAATAGACGACGAGGTGAAAGTTCTGGTGATCAAGTCGAATGCTTCTGACAAAATTGCACTCAG CATAGCAGAGCTTGAGAGTGCTCCTGGTTTATTTCTCTCTGACAAAGTG AAGGTGTTTTCGGAAGCCGAGGGAATGGCGAAGAGATATCAGGAGCAGCTTCCAGTTGTCTCTCAGAAC
- the LOC100830014 gene encoding uncharacterized protein LOC100830014 isoform X5: MPPPSCRLLPPVSTPPPLSKPRLLLHDWKAHNPRQAQARPVSPARSAQLDGALSAGFVRLLNAGQEDADSGGEYYEPKSGEYAVGVVVSGTEARLDVAVGADRLATLLSKELLPLCRSELPNGGSQAVPPRLGSVGIVAASAVDGDDPNKKHGARTLVAPGTVVFAEVLGRTLSGRPLLSARRLFRRLAWHRASQIMQLDEPIEVKIYEWNTGGLLTRIEGLRAFLPKFELVDRINTFTDLKNNVGRSVRVCVIRLDKETNDFIISEKKAWEMTYLKEGTLLQGNVRKIFPYGAQVRITGTNRSGLLHISNISQGRVLSVSDVLKIDDEVKVLVIKSNASDKIALSIAELESAPGLFLSDKVKVFSEAEGMAKRYQEQLPVVSQNSKLDYDLPGGTIPFDNEATLYANWKWFKFLRHTKPGDKNYVT; encoded by the exons atgccgccgccgtcttgcCGGCTTCTCCCTCCCGTCTCGACGCCTCCTCCGCTCTCCAAGCCGCGGCTTCTCCTCCACGACTGGAAAGCCCACAACCCGAGgcaggcccaggcccggccCGTTTCTCCCGCCAGGTCCGCTCAGCTCGACGGCGCCCTCTCCGCCGGCTTCGTCCGTCTCCTCAACGCCGGTCAGGAGGACGCCGACAGCGGTGGCGAGTATTACGAGCCGAAGTCGGGGGAGTACGCCGTCGGGGTCGTTGTATCCGGCACCGAGGCCCGACTCGacgtcgccgtcggcgccgaccGCCTCGCCACGCTCCTCTCCAAGGAGCTGCTCCCGCTTTGCCGCTCCGAGCTCCCCAACGGAGGTTCTCAAGCAGTTCCGCCTCGGCTGGGGAGCGTGGGCATCGTGGCGGCCTCTGCCGTGGATGGGGATGATCCGAATAAGAAGCACGGGGCCAGGACGCTGGTGGCGCCCGGCACCGTGGTGTTCGCGGAGGTGCTCGGGCGCACTCTGAGCGGGCGGCCGCTCCTGTCGGCGAGGCGACTCTTCCGACGCCTCGCGTGGCACCGGGCCAGCCAG ATTATGCAACTTGACGAGCCAATTGAGGTTAAAATTTACGAGTGGAACACCGGTGGACTTCTTACAAGAATTGAG GGACTGAGAGCTTTCCTTCCAAAATTTGAGCTTGTGGACAGGATAAATACATTTACAGACTTGAAAAACAAT GTTGGTCGCAGCGTACGTGTGTGCGTTATAAGGCTAGACAAGGAAACTAATGACTTCATAATTAGTGAGAAGAAAGCATGG GAAATGACATATCTTAAAGAAGGAACTCTTCTACAAGGGAATGTACGCAAGATTTTTCCATATGGCGCACAAGTTAGGATAACTGGGACCAACAGAAG TGGATTACTgcatatctccaacattaGCCAAGGACGTGTCCTGTCAGTAAGTGATGTCCTAAAAATAGACGACGAGGTGAAAGTTCTGGTGATCAAGTCGAATGCTTCTGACAAAATTGCACTCAG CATAGCAGAGCTTGAGAGTGCTCCTGGTTTATTTCTCTCTGACAAAGTG AAGGTGTTTTCGGAAGCCGAGGGAATGGCGAAGAGATATCAGGAGCAGCTTCCAGTTGTCTCTCAGAAC
- the LOC100830321 gene encoding uncharacterized protein LOC100830321 — MLGGPAGGALCHRGEGRIVNRGRCLSSSSPASKAARGKRKERGRMGYLWRVRLSSFAAGAAAASAAGFFLLYKDHLVARATIARQVEDVKRISEKRYEALNHRISALENRKESGSHKEA, encoded by the exons ATGTTAGGAGGCCCAGCTGGAGGCGCTCTTTGTCACCGCGGAGAAGGCAGAATCGTCAATCGTGGGCGTTGTCtgtcgtcttcgtctccggcgagcaaAGCGGCGAggggaaagagaaaagagaggggCAGGATGGGCTACCTCTGGCGTGTGCGGCTGTCGTCGTTCGCAGCCGGTGCTGCGGCAGCTTCAGCGGCGGGGTTCTTCCTTCTTTACAAAGACCACCTCGTCGCCCGCGCCACCATCGCCCGACAG GTGGAGGACGTCAAGAGGATCTCTGAAAAACGCTATGAAGCTCTGAATCATCGGATCTCAGCACtggaaaacagaaaagaatcAGGATCTCATAAAGAGGCATGA
- the LOC100830626 gene encoding single myb histone 2, translating into MGAPKQRWTSEEEAALKAGVAKHGPGKWRTILRDPDFSAVLCLRSNVDLKDKWRNLSVTAGGYGSREKARMALKQGKRAPKLITGPMDVDADNLDNAQNTVINAKPLAIAVESRQHESRQHENSSEKSVARLDDLILEAIKKLNEPSGSNKTAIATYIEEQYWPPTDFQRLLSTKLKALVATGKLTKVNQKYRIAPSSVSLGGRSTMVYCTKDNGENISIKQLTKPQVDAELDMMTHMTKEEAAAFAAKAVAEAEVANAEAEEAARVAEAAEAEAEAAKAFLDAVMLTVQNRNTASAILRAF; encoded by the exons ATGGGGGCGCCAAAGCAGAGGTGgacgtcggaggaggaggcggcgctcaAGGCCGGCGTGGCCAAGCACGGACCGGGCAAGTGGCGAACCATCCTCCGCGACCCGGACTTCAGCGCCGTCCTGTGCCTTCGATCCAATGTTGACCTCAAG GACAAGTGGCGCAACTTGAGTGTTACTGCTGGAGGATATGGGTCAAGAGAGAAGGCAAGAATGGCACTGAAGCAAGGCAAGCGTGCACCTAAGCTTATCACTGGACCAATGGACGTCGATGCAGATAATCTGGACAATGCTCAAAATACAGTTATCAATGCAAAACCATTGGCAATTGCTGTTGAATCCAGGCAGCATGAGAGTAGGCAGCATGAGAACAGTTCAGAGAAGTCAGTTGCCAG gcttgatgacctcatatTAGAAGCTATAAAGAAGCTTAATGAGCCTTCTGGGTCTAATAAAACGGCCATTGCTACATACATTGAG GAGCAATACTGGCCACCTACTGATTTCCAACGATTACTTTCTACAAAATTGAAGGCACTGGTTGCTACTGGAAAATTGACGAAG GTAAACCAAAAATACAGAATTGCACCAAGTTCAGTATCATTAGGTGGAAGGAGCACCATGGTCTACTGTACCAAAGACAATGGAGAAAATATTAGTATTAAACAGCTAACTAAGCCTCAAGTGGATGCTGAACTGGATATGATGACACACATGACTAAGGAAGAGGCAGCAGCATTTGCTGCAAAGGCAGTTGCTGAGGCTGAAGTTGCCAATGCAGAAGCTGAAGAGGCAGCAAGGGTTGCAGAGGCTGCAGAAGCTGAGGCTGAAGCTGCAAAGGCTTTTCTTGATGCTGTCATGTTGACGGTGCAAAACAGAAATACTGCTTCTGCG ATTCTTCGAGCTTTTTGA